The window TGGCCTCATGTTTGGTCTTAAGTTTCTGCAGGCTCTTtgatttctcctcctcctccgccagGTTGGTGGTGAACTCAGAGATCCTatcctccagcagcttcttctcctgTATCACAAACAGGGTGAACAAGGGCGAATTAGTGGAGAGAATTCTAACGATCACAGTAGCAGTCACTAGCATCATCTTCGTTTCGTTGTGTGTTTACACCAAAGAAACCACATAATCACACTCTTACTGACAAATCACAATGTCCATCCCAATAGTTCAAGTTCATCCTAACCTTGTTTAGTTTGTTGTTCTGGTCATCTAGAAGTATAACATCCTCTTCTATCTTCTTCATCTTGGCCTCCAAGGTGACTTTCTCCAGCTGGAGCTTCTGTctggctgcctcctcctcatccagctgctgctccaagTCCTGTGTGCAGATAAATGCCAGCAGGGTTAGCACAGCAAATCAAACAGTGTGCATTCTCTATAGAGAGTCTACAGTGCAAACATATTTAAATAAGTGGGTCTATAGAGTGAGTGAGCCTTTCACACTTACTCCAATATTTTGctgcatcttcttcttctctgtcatgaAGTGAGAGGCacgctcttcctcctcctccaggcggGCCTCTAGATCATGGAggatctcctccagctcctgcttcCTGGCAGCCAGACGGGCTCTCATCTCCTCCGCCTCAGCGCAGAGTTCTGTTTCTGCCTGAAGCTGCTCCTGCAAGGCCATCTTCTCAGCACCCAGCTGCAAGCACAGCAAAAATATGACTTGAGCACAGTTAGCTTAAAtccaaaataaacagcacataCGACATTAAAAACGAGTATCCTGCTTCGTCATCCATCAATGAATCCGATGTGGATGGGCAGGGTGCCAATGCCCTGGCATGCAATAGAAAATGAACTTAACTGAGACTGTGGTCTCTTAgtttacctgctgctgtttttcctccataTCTCGGATCTGCTGCTCAGCATGCAAATGCTTCTCCTTTACTTTAATCAGCTCTTCATCCTTGGCAagcatctcctcctcctgcctgctgaCTTGAAGCAGAGGCTTCACCTGAGAACAACACAGCGGAAATGAGGGGAGttagaaaagatgaaaagggaAGTATGGGCATGGTTGTGACAAGTACAGGAGCCAAAATGTTGGCTAAAGTGTTGTAGACGATGGAAGTTCACCTTGGTGAAGAGCCTCCACCACTGCCAGTTCCTGAGTTTAAGATAAGCAGCACAGTTCCTCTGGATCACCTTCATTgcagtcagctgctgctgtctcttgGCAAAAGCCCTATAAAGCAATATTAGACACAGACTCAGAATCTAATCCTGATATAGGCAtagacagtcacagacagtggTGATCATTTCTTCTCACTTGCGGGCTACGTAGCCTCTGCACCAGGCCTggaaactgatgatgatgtctgTGATCTTCatgtccctctcctcctccaggtgagCGAGGACTCCTGCTCTAAAGAAGACTTTACTCTGACCAATCCGGTACAGGTTGGGATCCAGCTCCAGGCTTTTGATCTGATAGGACAGGAAACATACAGATCAATCACACTGCAGGTTAGGGAGGGACTGGTTATTGTGGAGCTTAGCTAGAAGTCTTTAGACCTCTTACCATGAGCACACAGGCCTGCTTTCCATCCATGAAGCCCTTCGGGATGGCATTGGGAGTGAGGATTTCATACCTTGGAAAAGGGGCAGATGACAGGATTTTATTTGTTCTGTCACATACCCTCCAGAGAACAAGACATACTGGGAACAGTGTTATTATTCTGTTACCTCTGTCTGAACTCCTGGAAGACGATTCGATTGGGGAAGCCCTGTCTGCAGATACGGATCCCCTCCAGCACACCATTACACCTCAGCTGGTCCAGAACCAGGTGGGGGTCCAGTTTACCAGCCTGAGATGAGGGGACATTTGCTGGTTAGCAGTGTGgcaaaacagaaagacaaacagttcTACTCTGCATTACTTATAGCACTTCTCACCAGGAACTATATGTCCATCTTAAGACTTTTTTTCACATGACGACAATGTGTTGACCACATAAGAAATCACTGAGCTCCATGCATTTCTGGTTGTGTGACCGATGTTTTTGTTACACCTGGAGTTATCATACTGGAACTAAAGTGAGTCTCTAGTTTCAGTCTTAACACAGGTTTCATTCCTCagttcctgcagtggaaaagcTCTAATAGGTGGCAACATTTCTCCAATACCTTCTTCTCGTGGTTGGGGATGATGCAGCGAACAAAGTTGGGGTTTGTGTTCCTCAAAGTGGCCATGAGCTTGGAAAGCTGCTCCTTGTACAGCTGGCCCACTGTGCGGAACATGCCCTTGCGTGTCTTAAAGGCACCGGGCATCTCGGACATGCCAGACACCTTATCCAGACCCACAATGCGGTCCACTGAAAGAGGAGACAatagagagggaaaaaaaaacagacacagagaggggagagacatTATGTAAGAAGCCAGTGGGGTTTAATTTAATAATTTGAATATTCAACCAGACAAACTCAAACCAAATGCATGTCACAAGGTAGAATGAATATGACCATTGTCTCTCCACTTCCTCTTGGTAAACACACACCAGGAGAGAGTAGAGGCAGTTCATAATACCAGGACCAGTGAAacaccacacaaacaacaagTGAATGTGGAGGGAAACAGGAATCAGGAGAAGAATGACAGAGTGGAGTCACAAATAGCCAGTGAAGCGTGGAGAGATTAAACACCATgacggaaaaaaaaacaaaaaacagtgcaGTGAATGGAGGGGGCTGGTCAACTGTTTACAGTGCCAGCTTGTAGTTCTGAGTGGAGACTATGTGTGATGGGTCAattaaatatgtatgtgtgtcaggaAGGTGACAAACGTTGGCGGTTGCAGTGGACATGTATTTTCGTGGTGATaaagaaaccaaaccaaacccaTGCAGTATATACCCATCGCTGTAGTACCCATGACCAACACCAGGAGTCCCCAAACAACACTAttacacagagggagaaaaggaggagagttCAATGACAGAACATCAAGAGGCAAGACGACCAGATGATTTTGCTACTGCGCACACAGCTGGTTAAAGACAGAAAGAACTCACAAAATCTTAATCTTTGGAAAGTTTACACCAAAAACACATGTTTGAACATTTAGGAGCAAAGgatggacagcagagaggactcATGGTGGAAATAAGCATGtttaaacagacagcagaggtaAGAGGGAAaggttaaaatgaaaaagaaacctAGTCACCTGAGTCTGAGTGGAGAATAGGAAAACGCTGATAAAAATAGGCTCTCTGACAATTCTGTACCTCTGAGAcccagtaaaagaaaaaaatgacagacaaaTTGGGCCAtacagaggaagaaatggaTGGAAACAACAAGTGGGATTCGAGAAGGTAAAAACAGAGGTCCACATACCAGACagtaagagagaaagaaagcactatgaaatgcaaaaaacaggaacaggaaagCCACCATGAAATATATTCCCACATCAAGCACTGCCACCACAGAAGCAGCAATTCCTGGGTTAAGACAAGTTAACATCTGCCTCAACTCACCGTCCCTCCAGAGCTCAGAGACAAACTTGTCGGTGGACTGGTTGAGCAGTGTAGCCACGTTGTCATTCAGGGGGTCCATGTTCTTCATCAGCCACTCATCTGCCTTGTAGTCCACCTGAGGAGTTAACATCAGGCAGGAATTGATAAGTTCCTTTGTTAGACTCACATACCTCTGGGATATAAAGTCAAAAACTGGACAAATGCATGACAGAAAAGGCAAATGCAGGTCTAAAATAGCTGAATATTTCTAACAGCGTAGACCTAAGAAATGTATTAAAGAGAATGTATCATAATGAACTCTGCATGTTTACCTTGCCGGCATAATGGATGATACAGAAGTCTGCTTCGTCCTTCAGTTTCTTGGGCTTGAAGAACTTGGGGTGAGTACCCTGCTCCTGGAGCACCTTCTCCACAAAGCTCTTGTCTGTGGCTTTGGGGAACCAGCACTCCTCATCCAGCAGAGCGAGGATACCGGGGGGACTGGCCTGCACACACAAGGGACAGTACAGATCTTACTGAAATACAAAGGCCATGAAGTACTGAAGACAGTGGTCGAACCAACATCTtcaagaacaaaaacaggactTGGTGGTTTTCAAACTCACAGGTTTCTCAATGAGGTCGATGCAGGGCTGCAGGTCCAGGCCGAAGTCGATGAAGCTCCACTCGATGCCCTCCCTCTGgtactcctcctgctccaggaTGAACATGGTGTGGttgaagagctgctgcagcttctcattgGTGTAGTTGATACACAGCTGCTCAAACGAGTTCAGCTAGGGGACAAAGGAGACAAATATGTAAGAACACTTTTGATCAACAGCACAAATAATGACATGGATGagattttatatattttttatatgtatgtgtacatacaCATCAATTAATGGTACATACTACACTGTTAAGTCATGTACAATTTGTCTCACTTATGTACCTCAAAGATCTCAAAGCCAGCAATATCTAGGATGCCGATGAAGGAGGCTCCCTGTCTCTTGGTCTTGTCCAGAGCTTTGTTGATCCTCATGACGAGCCAGCGGAACATCCTCTCGTATGTGGCCTTGGCCAAGGCCTCCACAGCAAACTCTGCCTGCTCCTGGGTCTGGGCCTTCTGGACGTAGTCTCTGCCCACCTTGATCCTGGGCGACAGGATGGCCCTGGTGAAGTCTGTGACATTCATGCCCATAAGGTGGCTCACCTTCTGGGCAGCTGTTGCACAGGAGACgggaggaagacagaagaaCAAGACTGTAGTTTCGTAGCAGGACACAGCCATTTAGCTAACTTCAGGTTAGGATAAGACTTACCGGTGTTGTCGGGCATGGAGGCCTGGTCTGTGTGGCGCTCCTTCTTGAAGTTCATGTTCccgagctgcagcacagaggccaCCACCTTCAACATGCCTgcacaaaaagaacaaacaggagCATAAACATGGTTTTATGTTGCACTGGCTCTAGTAGGTAAATATATACAGAGTCCCACTCAAAGCATACAAGACAGAAAGTTGTTTTAAAGTTATTCGCCATCTGCCTCACCGATCTGCTCGTCTTCTGGGATACCCATGATCTTCATGGCCTCCAGGGTCTCTGTAAACAGGTCCTTGTCCTGCTGCCCAGGAATTGTAACATTCCCGTTGGACAGGAAGCGATAATTGTTGTAATTTTCAAGGAGGAGTTCATCTGAAAGGAGAGGACGGTCGAAGTGAGATGAACGGCAGCATAAAATCCTACTGATCACTACTGCTCTGCAAATCCTTGACAAATCTATAATTATAATCTATATAATAATTATATAATCTATATAATATGTTGCTTACTGCGCAGTTTATCCCCGGCCCCTGTAAGCAGGTAGTAGAAGACATGAAAGGTCCTCTCATCTTTGGCTTGGCGAATGGCACGGGATTTCTCCAACAGATCTAGAGGTCAACCTGTCAAGGAAGCGTTTTCTTATACTATCATAACTACATTTCCAGATCAGGTTGTACATTGTAGTGAGACGCTGACAAAATCCTGCAGTAACCCTGACTGTGTGAAGGATACAAGTTTCAATGTTGGCACCAACGATGTAACCGTTGACATCGAAGTTGATCCTGATGAATTTTCCctagaggagaaaaaaaaaaagcaaacattggTCATTTAAGAAAAGGTATGTGGTCAGGCGGTTAATGAGGAGTCTGATGTAGCGTTGTGTCTTACGAATCTGGAAGAGTTGTCGTTTTTGACTGTCTTGGCATTTCCAAAGGCCTCTAGGATGGGATTAGcttgcagcagctgcttctccagCTCCCCCTGGTTGAAATAGAGAGAGCAGCAAGGCAACATATAAACACTTTCCATTTGCCCACCCATTAAAACAGGAGAGTTCTCAGatgggatgatgatgatgaacctCATATCACGATCTGCTATTAATTTACTTCACTGTAAGAAACTGATTACTTTAcatctttttaaataaatatgctGACATAGTAGTATCTGTTAATTTACCCGTGATGTACTTACGTCTGAGGGGATAAGAGAACATGGAGGGTACAAAACATTGAAACAAAAGgtggtttgaaaaaaaaaaaaaaaaaggagggataccatatacacacacaccagcaatacacacaaacacacccaagcATTTTCCCCAAACATAACGTCATGTTAGTGCAAACACCCAGAGACCCTGTGACCCTCATCTGTGACCCATCACCTGTTACCCAGAGCAGAATAATCCAGTAAACcccaaagcacaaaacaaacagtccaTTCAACTTCAATGTCACGTTAAACTTCTTCCTTCAACCTATACTGGCCTTCAGTGACATTTCTGCACCAAAACAGTACACACCATGTGTattacaaaatgaaatcatAGGCCTATTCGTATAAAGATTTGGCTGACAATTACAGGTATCAATCCAGCAAAAACATGGAATGACATCAGCTAAAATCCAAAATCTACTACTGTGCTGATTCATAGCTATGGCACATATTATATGTTGAGATTGGAGAAGGCATAAGAATTCAAAGCAATGACATGTAATGTACAAATGTTTTCCAGAGGTCTGTGAGCTGATCTCTAAGTGCCCGAAGGCCCTGGattataaaatcattttcaaaccATACAGCAAATATGATTCTGGTCTATTGTCCTTTAACCGAACctgttcattaaaaatgtgtaGGTCCATGGTACAACATTTACAGTGTGTCTGTCCGGAGCAGACTGAATATCGTGTTGGCATCTGTACACTATGAACACACTGCACAAGCACGTTTTtaatgcaaaaacagaaaagcacagTTAAACTTTGGGCTCAGGTGCACGCACAGAATAGCAatacaaataatgaaaaattCAACCAGACAAATATAGAAATACATCTATCAAACAAGAAacattgctgtgttttttcagcAAAGACCCCTCCCTCTTATCCTACTATTGTCTGGCTGAATTTTTCACAGGAACACATACGGCTGCCACTGATCTGCGAACAAACTTCCACCCTACTTCCTATTGGCTGGCAAGACATGTCACCTCTGCCCTTAATGCAAAGGGACATTCACAACAGTGTATTCCAGcgagggaaaagagagggaggatgaggggTGAGGgcgggggtggaggaggaggaggaaggtgatgaCAGAAGcaagagggggaggaagagtgAATGGAGGGAGGGAGTTAACTCACATGTGACAGGACCGAGCTGTTCTGTTGATGGGAAGAGAGAAATACAACAACCTCAAAAAGGGATGATAGATGTGGTTCTCATCAAACCCCACCGTGTCGCATCTATCGTTACGCTGGCAGGCCAGATAACAGTAGAGCAGGTTGTTCAGCAAAGCCTCATGTAATGCTGAGTTTTATTTCTCATGAGGACAAGGCAGTAAAATCAGCAaaactgaacacaacacagatgaAGTTAGAGCTCCTGTCTATGTAAAACGCCGGAGTGAGAGAAGCCTTTAAATCTGCGCTGCTGTTTGCAGGGCTGGTACCCTTTTCCTTTGACGGCAAGTCTTTTCTGTGGCAGCTGCACCAAATAGGAACTTGTCTACTGCACAAAATATgtcatttgaaaacaacagtgtgatGATGGTTTAGCAATCATTAAAACAATcaggtgcgcgcacacacacacacacacacacacacacacacacacacacacacacacacactgttatacGTCCCTGGAGGAATTAGGGATTGTGTCTCCcttgaaaatgaatcaaattaaGAGTAACAGCAGGGAGTGAAGTGAGAGACGTAGGTAGGAAGTTGACAGATAAAAGGCATGACTTGGAGGATGTCAAAGAATAATGGGAGGAAGGCTTGAAGGATGAACTGTGTGGATGAGAGGCCGGACTGACCTGATCTTTCTTGGTCTTGTGAGAGGAGGCCACGTGAGCCAAATACTGGATCACCTTCTTGGTGTTCTCTGTCTTACCAGCACCAGATTCTCCTCTataagacaaagagagaaagagggtgttttaaaacacaggagggagaaaaaataaaaatgatcaaagcACTATTTACAGCtagtgtgttgtgtctgtgtctatgtCTACGTGTGGATTTATAACTCACGTGCAAAGAATGGACTGGTCTTCACGGTCTGCAGAAAAGATGAGCAAAAGTTGATTATGAAACCTGTGCAGAGCAACAACGCTGCATGTTCTAAGCAAGCATATGTTATCATCGCAGTGCATACAGTTTTTGTATGTACTACAGGAAGTACATTGGCCACAGACAGGAAATCAATATCCGGCTTCCTGTGACTggaaagagctgctgctgggttgCTGACTAACTGGCTAATTACCCATCACGTCCCATGTGGTATGAACATTTCATTAGAGCCAAACATGGAGACAAAGAGCACCAATGGGACAGAGGGGAGTTGCTTGGTGTGTGGTGTGCATGACAGACAACACTGCTCTGCACATCAGGAAAACAGGCCTGAAAAAATATTTCCAAGCTAAGAGAGTACATACAGGAGCAGGACTAAAGAAACAGATTACAGTACAATAGCCCTGCAGGAAATACCAGCAAGGAGCTTGTAATGTTCACACAACACTGCATATTCATGTGAGTAATATAGCTTGGGTAAAAGCCTCAAGATAAGTGCAGATATAATCACTGTAAATTAGTGCAGATATAATCACTGTAAATTATAGTCTTAAAAATTTAATTGAGCTGCATCAGCCTCAGAGCACAGAAATATTATGTGCTGAAATAAATTGGTGTCtactgcagattttttttatttttttgacgTCCCTTTCAAAGAATGTGACAAATGAGGTAGTTAAGAGACCCACAGgcctcattttttaaaatgcaaccTTTCTTAGCTAGAACTCTGAATCAGAATTTTCTGAGACCAGTGAGGAAAGTAAATCATATGAAACACTCTTCTGGCATCACGTTCAATAGTGTGCAGAGATCGGTCCCTACTGTCTTCCACTTGGAGGTCCAAACCCCATGTACAAGCTACTCTCATGcacttcatttacatttttaggGAGAGTACTGATACAAATAAACGGACAGTATTACAGTATGTATGCTTACAACCGAGTCTCTTCAGAACCTTATAGTTTATAGCTCTGTGTGGTACCACTCGAGCAGACTAGCTTCACTGACAATGAAATCTTAAAAGACCCATATTACAAGCTTAGGGATGCTAAAATAACTCTGGCAAAAGTTTAAatcaaagcaaaacagaaaaaaacaccatGAATGCAGGCCAGTAAAGTGAAGtaaatttcacttcattatttcCTTTTAATGTTCTCAGACAATACTCATGTTTTATAGCGTAAGCAGTGACTTACCCTGCATCATGCTTCTGTAAGATGTGTCAGTAATGGCGTAGATGTGAGGTGGCATTTCATGCCTCTTCTTGCCCTTGTACATGTCAACAATCTCTTCTGAGTAGATTGGCAGGTTCTTGTAGGGGTTTATGACAACACAGAAGAGTCCAGAGTATGTCTGTGGGACAGATAGAAGTGCCATTTAGAAAACGCTGCACTTGAACATGGAAAGGTCTCCATTTAATGTGCAGAGCAGAATCAGGGCTGTGGACTGGGACACTGGTCGTTTGCTCACGTGAAAGTGCATCCCTTAACATTTGCTTCATTGAGAGAACATTGAGACGTTGGAAGGCCTTCCCATCCCCCACCAACAGTGAGCTCAAAGTTTCTCATGAACCGTGCTCAGTTAACCCTCCTATATTATGTAATGTCAGCCCCACCCTGCTGCAAGTTTAAACTGATGATTGACCTTGGCATTGTAACACTACAGCTACTTGACAGTTCAGCGCAGATCGACATGATACATCTATCTGTTCTGCTTTTTTGGCCCACATTAAAACCCTCCTCCAACCCTGTCTATAAACTCCGCTAAATCACTTCTTTTGTTTATCTGgacatttctcctcctcccataACTTCTCATTTTTCTATGTGCTGCATTCCTGTGCTGCCCTCCCAACATCTCTGTACCAGGCATATCTCCCTCTGTTGTGCACCAGCTCTCCCTTGAGAGAGGGTCAACATAATGACTACAGAGCCTGGAGGCACTCAAACCAACCGTAGCCTGGATCTCTGGGGGGGTGCGCGCAAGGGAGGGGCTTGACTGTGTTGATGTGACCGGGTCACACCACAGAGCCAAAGACACAAAATCACTCCCAGCCAAGCACATGGGGATAACTAACATTAATTATGGCGGCAGTAATAGCAGTTACAACACGATTTACATTCCGTGTCCATCTCGGCAAAGACTGGACCCTGAAGCCCCTCCCTTCCCGTACTCTTTCTTCACATCTCTCATACTCTGGACTGCATTGTtccctgcagcttcctgtttacaAGAGAACtccaaacagagagagagcaaacagggagaccagagagacagagggcaaGAGAGTGCAGGAAGACAGCCTGCATACCATAAGTACAAGTATAGGAGCGTGTTCATGGATTGCACTCTTTCTTTGCAGAGGCAATTTGCACACAGTGGGTCGTCTTAAACAATGAAGCTGAATGAGATAATTAGGAGGTTAAACAGGGAGATAAATTGGTTTGGAGACTGGCCATGGCAGATTGTTTTCTATAAGCCAGTGGGAATTTTACAACAATTAAAAAGGAAAACGCTTTAAACCACGCCAAAGGGACCATTACCCTGATAATTGTTTGGTGGACAAACACATCAAGAAGTAGTAGTAACACAGTCCCGAGGGAAATGTGACGCAGCTGTGTTCCATTCTAACAAACACcagcattttaaattttaatagTCCAAATATATGTCTTGGGTTAAATCACAAGATCCTATAAAAGAAGTGAACGGAGCCACTGTGATGTTATCCACTGGACTACTGATCTGACGCCTCCAATTTGGCACTGTGGCCATTGCCATCTTgttttttggagccagaagtgatcatatttggatgagagggtggagctggggaggataCACACTGGTATGACTCTATccctgattggatctgactgagaaccCAAAGAGGCAGTGACTTGGCAATCACAAGGTGGTCACGCCCTAAAGCATACTCTGCTTTATCATGTATTTTACTCTAAGTGGGACCATAATTTACTAAGTGAAGatcatgctgtattgaagaagacttgaaactagtgactgagaccataaactcattgGGAGAATGTTTACTGAGGTAacaaatcaagtgagaagtacggccattttctcataagcttacatacactcagacttctttttgcaaccagtgaAGTAGCCCCCTGATGGCTATTAGAAGGAAAGCAGGTTTAAGGCACGTCGCACTGACTTCACTTTTTGGATCAGGAAGCAGTCCACTGATTTTACTGTCTCAACGGAAAACACTCGCACTGGAACCATAACTGTGAAAGGAACTAAAATTAGCCCTGTTACGTGTCAGCTAAATGGGGCACAATGTATGAATTAGTGCTTTGTTAACGTTATTTTGCATGCATGACTGCATCACACTCACATAAATGAGACCAGAGTAGTATCTCTCCTTCAGGTTATGGAGCACAGAGGCCTCGTTCAGGCAAGTGAGCTCGGCCATGTCCTCAACCTTGCTGAACTTGGGCGGGTTCATCTTCTGGATGTCATCCTTGTTCACCCTGATCTTCTTTCCAGAGTCTGCCAGCTCGACCACACACTCGTCGCCACGCTCCTCCTTCACAGAGCCGGCCTCGAACCCCAGGCGTTCTGAGGGCACCCATACCAGCTTCTTCGTGGCCCAGTCAGCCTGTGCCAGTGGGTTGTTGACCAGATTGCGGTCCACGTACAGGAACTTGTCTGCGGCAGACATGGTAGCTgtttcagagggagagagaagagcatTTGGGGTTAGTGCTgggaaactgaaaaaaaaaaaaaaaattacagggGTCAgattatcattttaatgtttgttatCCATCATCACACTAAAATcaattatatatatgtatgacTTCAACAATAGCTGGCAGAAAAAAGGCAGGGCGGATTCATAAAAACGGTTTCGTTTACAGGACCAGACCTTTGCAACCCTTCCTTCTTCACATGCAATCGCTGAGGAATGCAAAGGTCACCACTGATGGGATGTACAACAGGAAGAGTCTGGGCCATTTAGGTCGGGTCGACATAAAACACAACCATGTCAAACAAGGCTCCATGTTACTTCTTGGCTAACTGCTCTGAATACTTAATCAAATCTCCAGCTGCTGGACCATCCATTTGTCCAAGTTTACAGAGATTTAAGTTCATCTCCTGGCAGAGGTGCCTCCAGTTTGGCTGGTAGGACAAAATGTGAGGGAGCATGTCTTTGTTGTCGTTGTCCTTCTGCTTGGGGACAGTGTCTGTTCAGAAGTGGGAGGAGGGGAGCTGACTGTGGGAGATCTTGGAGAGATATCATAAACCTCTGCATGACTTGTCCATGACTTGGTCCTTATCAACCTAATAGCTACAAGGATTAAACCCAGTCAATAAATCAGGAAACAAATGTCtcttttgtacattttatgGTTCCTCTGAAacgagaaaacaaaacacaacaataaagGAGCAGAAAGCaagcaacatttttttgtgCAACTCCAGAGTCATCATGTGGTTTGTAGTTTACAGTTTCTAGCATTCTCAAAGTAGTGATGATGTGTTTAGTACATTTAGTACATCAGTAAAACAATACAGTAAATACGTTTTCTTTCTCTAGGTAGCCTACCATCTCTATTTAggtttcctttaaaaaaaaacattgggtGTATAAGTTTGTTTTGATGTCAATAACATTAGATCAAATTCCTATCCCAAGTCCTAATATTGATACGAGCAACAATCAATGAGTGGCAGAGTTTGACCAGCCAGCAACGTTCAGTCTTCACCTCAGATTTTCCTGAGCTGTCAGAAACTGTGTCGGGGCCAAAAACTGGCCCTAGCTTATGTGGTCACAGTCCAGGTAAAGCTCTCAATTTCCTAAAAGGCTTCTGTAGTGGAAATGAGCCACTGGCAACTTGCATGCCAAAAACAGAGCTTGGTAGCTAGCTTACAAACAAGCTTCTACAAGAAAGTCAACATGTGCTGTCTGCTAACAATTTGTTTCTCAACGTCGTGTTGCAAGAAGTGACTTGCTATGAAACGAAACAAATGGTTAACAATGAATGCTGTGTGCAGGAGTTTCATATCAAACATGAGCCGTAAACAAACATGAGTTCATACAGTCATTTGGGTGACAAGCTCTGCACAAGGTGTTCTTGCTTTAATACGCCTCATGAATATCTTGTTGACAAGTTGTAGTGTGTTTAAGCCATAAAGAAAGTGACTAGACAGGTATTACCAGTATCCAGGAAAGAAGAGCGTGCGCTGAGCCAACACGCCCAACTAAAGCAAGTGCACAGAGACTCTTAGGCAATTAACTGAATACGATGTGCTTTCACTGACAAGGGGCACCAAACTTTACCACCTCAATTATGACTCCAACACAGCAGGAGCACGACACAGATTTTTCAGCACCAGTGGGGTCGTTAGCCCGTCTCGATGTTCCCTCACCTCCAA of the Chaetodon auriga isolate fChaAug3 chromosome 16, fChaAug3.hap1, whole genome shotgun sequence genome contains:
- the LOC143334472 gene encoding myosin-9-like isoform X2; translation: MSAADKFLYVDRNLVNNPLAQADWATKKLVWVPSERLGFEAGSVKEERGDECVVELADSGKKIRVNKDDIQKMNPPKFSKVEDMAELTCLNEASVLHNLKERYYSGLIYTYSGLFCVVINPYKNLPIYSEEIVDMYKGKKRHEMPPHIYAITDTSYRSMMQDREDQSILCTGESGAGKTENTKKVIQYLAHVASSHKTKKDQGELEKQLLQANPILEAFGNAKTVKNDNSSRFGKFIRINFDVNGYIVGANIETYLLEKSRAIRQAKDERTFHVFYYLLTGAGDKLRNELLLENYNNYRFLSNGNVTIPGQQDKDLFTETLEAMKIMGIPEDEQIGMLKVVASVLQLGNMNFKKERHTDQASMPDNTAAQKVSHLMGMNVTDFTRAILSPRIKVGRDYVQKAQTQEQAEFAVEALAKATYERMFRWLVMRINKALDKTKRQGASFIGILDIAGFEIFELNSFEQLCINYTNEKLQQLFNHTMFILEQEEYQREGIEWSFIDFGLDLQPCIDLIEKPASPPGILALLDEECWFPKATDKSFVEKVLQEQGTHPKFFKPKKLKDEADFCIIHYAGKVDYKADEWLMKNMDPLNDNVATLLNQSTDKFVSELWRDVDRIVGLDKVSGMSEMPGAFKTRKGMFRTVGQLYKEQLSKLMATLRNTNPNFVRCIIPNHEKKAGKLDPHLVLDQLRCNGVLEGIRICRQGFPNRIVFQEFRQRYEILTPNAIPKGFMDGKQACVLMIKSLELDPNLYRIGQSKVFFRAGVLAHLEEERDMKITDIIISFQAWCRGYVARKAFAKRQQQLTAMKVIQRNCAAYLKLRNWQWWRLFTKVKPLLQVSRQEEEMLAKDEELIKVKEKHLHAEQQIRDMEEKQQQLGAEKMALQEQLQAETELCAEAEEMRARLAARKQELEEILHDLEARLEEEEERASHFMTEKKKMQQNIGDLEQQLDEEEAARQKLQLEKVTLEAKMKKIEEDVILLDDQNNKLNKEKKLLEDRISEFTTNLAEEEEKSKSLQKLKTKHEAMITDLEDRLRREEKQRQELEKNRRKLEGDFTEIHDQIAELQAQIAELRAQLAKKEEELQAALARIEEEAAQKNLAQKKIREMEAQLSELQEDLELERQARTKAEKHRRDLGEELEALKTELEDTLDSTAAQQELRTKRETEVAHLKKTLDEEAKVHEQQLVEMRQKHGQAFDELNEQLEQAKRNKVSMEKAKQALESERNELAIEVQTLMQGKGDSEHRRKKAEAQVQELQLKHSESERQRHELAEKLVKVQAELDNVSTLLSDVEGKSIKAAKDHSAVESQLQDVQELLQEETRQKLSHTTRLRQLEEDQNNLREQLEEEEEAKRNVEKQLQMVQAQLADMKKKVEQDASCLETAEEGKKRFQRELEGTNQRLEEKCAAYEKLDKTKTRLQQELDDLLVDQDHLRQIVSNLEKKQKKFDQMLAEEKNISARYAEERDRAEAEAREKETRALALTRELDSLMDTKEELDRNNKLLRAEMEDLVSSKDDVGKNVHELEKAKRAMEQQLEEMKTQLEELEDELQATEDAKLRLEVNMQAMKAQYERDLAGRDEMGEEKKRSLIKQVREMEMELEDERKQRSAAVAVRKKLELDLKELEGGIDMANKNRDEALKQLKKLQAQMKELIRELDDTRMSREEILAQSKESEKKLKGMEAEMLQMQEELAAAERVKRQAQQERDELQDEINNQATKNAQVVEERRRLEARIAQLEEELEEEQCNTELVNDRLKKAMLQTDQMNVELTAERSCSQRVEGARSQLERQNKELKLKLQELENTVKSKYKANMAALEAKIAQLEEQLDMETRERQSATKLVRRTEKKLKEVILQVDDERRNTEQHKDQVDKLNSRMKQLKRQLEEAEEEAQRANANRRKLQRELEDATESADAMNREVTTLKNKLRRGDLPFTVRRTIPRTGIESDEESEPKSETSEPKPE